One window from the genome of Leucobacter aridicollis encodes:
- a CDS encoding ABC transporter substrate-binding protein, protein MVNSTPGVPHPRRRHMRRRVLGAALALGLASLLAACSGQAIPGAESVGPGTPVDGGTLRVGFVGGGAADTLDGAIATNLGDTARAVNMYNALLYRDDDFALKPMLATSVDPNTDATVWTAHLRTDVKFSDGTPMTSRDVVASIERIVDPDDPKNGAAGLGHLTEVVAIDDFTVEFRLSQPDSALDDSLGQYTMTIVPEDFDPTAPVGTGPFRLQSFTPGQSTVLERNPFYWGDDVPFLDAIELLNFNDTDALINALLSSQVDAVAQIPAALAEVIDSDARMQILNSETGMWLPFTMRTDVAPFDDERVRQAFRLVVDREQMVEQVLSGYGTIGNDMFASFDPAYPNFPQRTQNIEEAKRLLAEAGYPDGLIVELATAPIQAGTVEAAQVFAEQAAEAGITVKINRMDLTTYWGDYLEYPFSQSFWYTRNFLPQANSGAMPDSPFNETHWTDAEFVDLVVQARGETDEAARSELIEAAQATMYERGGLIIWGFANQLDAYQSYVGGLEPNATGIPLSGFQLQRVWIGEVS, encoded by the coding sequence ATGGTGAACAGCACCCCCGGAGTGCCACACCCTCGGCGTCGCCACATGCGACGCCGAGTTCTGGGAGCCGCGCTCGCGCTCGGACTCGCCAGCCTGTTGGCGGCCTGCAGCGGCCAAGCGATTCCAGGCGCGGAAAGCGTCGGCCCGGGCACCCCAGTCGACGGCGGCACGCTCCGTGTCGGTTTCGTCGGCGGAGGCGCGGCAGACACCCTCGACGGCGCGATCGCCACGAACCTCGGAGACACCGCACGAGCCGTCAATATGTACAACGCGCTGCTCTACCGCGACGACGACTTCGCGCTCAAGCCGATGCTTGCCACCTCGGTCGACCCGAACACCGACGCGACAGTCTGGACGGCTCACCTGCGCACCGACGTGAAGTTCTCAGACGGAACCCCGATGACCTCGCGCGACGTCGTCGCAAGCATCGAGCGGATCGTCGATCCCGACGATCCGAAGAACGGCGCGGCCGGACTCGGGCACCTGACGGAGGTCGTCGCCATCGACGACTTCACTGTGGAGTTCAGACTCAGCCAGCCTGACTCGGCACTCGACGACAGCCTCGGGCAGTACACCATGACGATCGTGCCAGAAGACTTCGACCCGACTGCGCCGGTCGGAACCGGCCCGTTCAGGCTGCAGAGCTTCACGCCTGGCCAGTCGACGGTTCTCGAACGAAACCCCTTCTACTGGGGCGACGACGTGCCCTTCCTCGACGCGATTGAGCTTCTCAATTTCAACGACACCGACGCGCTCATCAATGCGCTGCTCTCGAGTCAGGTTGACGCCGTCGCCCAAATTCCGGCGGCGCTCGCCGAGGTAATCGACTCTGACGCGCGCATGCAGATCCTCAACTCCGAGACCGGAATGTGGCTCCCGTTCACGATGCGCACTGACGTCGCGCCGTTCGACGACGAGCGCGTCAGGCAGGCGTTCCGCCTCGTCGTGGACCGCGAGCAGATGGTCGAGCAAGTGCTCTCGGGGTACGGCACCATCGGCAACGACATGTTCGCAAGCTTCGACCCCGCCTACCCAAACTTCCCGCAACGCACGCAAAACATCGAGGAAGCGAAACGCCTCCTTGCCGAGGCCGGCTACCCTGACGGCCTCATTGTCGAGCTCGCGACGGCCCCCATTCAGGCGGGTACCGTCGAAGCCGCACAGGTGTTCGCCGAGCAGGCGGCGGAGGCCGGGATCACCGTGAAGATCAACCGGATGGACCTCACGACGTACTGGGGCGACTATCTTGAGTACCCCTTCTCGCAGAGCTTCTGGTACACGCGAAACTTCCTCCCACAGGCGAACTCGGGCGCGATGCCCGATTCACCGTTCAACGAAACCCACTGGACAGATGCCGAGTTCGTTGACCTCGTCGTGCAGGCGCGCGGCGAGACTGACGAGGCCGCTCGGAGCGAGCTGATCGAGGCGGCGCAGGCAACCATGTACGAGCGTGGCGGCCTCATCATTTGGGGCTTCGCCAATCAACTCGACGCGTACCAATCGTACGTCGGAGGGCTCGAGCCGAACGCCACAGGGATTCCGCTGTCTGGCTTCCAACTGCAGCGCGTCTGGATAGGAGAAGTCTCATGA
- a CDS encoding alpha/beta hydrolase fold domain-containing protein — MQSFADIPAHVRSALTPQMRRVVTHQLDRLAQQRNVAAALNDEYGAADGIHGPVGPRDPAEDLAAARSEYLAEREFWNAGGPAMHETQEHTFDVAGARVRARLHRPTDSPALPAIVYLHGGGFRLGNLDSHDRIARVLAAESGAAVVAVDYSLSPEARFPQALLECAGVVAHLALSGDRYGIDGEHLAVAGDSAGAMLALGTALLLRDEPSRVPEAAADPDRVTASLKAMLLYYGGYGLEDSPSRKSFGGFWDGMSSDDLALIHSTYLTGPADRESPYATPLSADLEASLPPTFVLGAELDPLRDDTEALGRRLAAAGHDVHWAITPGVLHSFLHFGRMLDAATAAMRDGAAFAKTRLAHRCPAARSTSPSASPDR, encoded by the coding sequence ATGCAATCATTCGCTGATATTCCAGCCCATGTTCGGTCGGCACTCACCCCGCAGATGCGTCGCGTGGTAACCCACCAGCTCGACCGCCTCGCGCAACAGCGCAACGTAGCGGCCGCTCTGAACGACGAGTACGGCGCGGCAGACGGGATTCACGGGCCGGTCGGGCCGCGGGACCCCGCCGAAGACCTCGCGGCCGCCCGCTCCGAGTACCTTGCAGAGCGTGAGTTCTGGAACGCTGGCGGGCCGGCAATGCACGAGACCCAGGAGCACACCTTTGACGTCGCGGGGGCACGGGTTCGGGCGCGCTTGCACCGCCCGACGGACTCCCCCGCACTCCCCGCCATTGTCTATCTGCACGGCGGCGGGTTCAGGCTGGGAAACCTCGACTCGCATGACCGGATCGCACGCGTGTTGGCAGCCGAATCGGGCGCGGCAGTCGTCGCGGTCGACTACTCGCTCTCCCCGGAAGCCCGTTTCCCGCAGGCCCTGCTCGAGTGCGCGGGCGTCGTCGCGCACCTCGCACTTAGCGGAGATCGCTACGGTATCGACGGAGAACACCTCGCCGTCGCCGGCGACTCGGCGGGCGCCATGCTGGCACTCGGAACAGCGCTCCTCCTACGCGACGAGCCCTCACGCGTCCCTGAGGCCGCAGCCGATCCCGACCGAGTCACCGCCTCGCTGAAGGCGATGCTGCTCTACTACGGCGGATACGGTCTCGAAGACTCTCCCTCCCGCAAGAGCTTTGGCGGGTTTTGGGACGGCATGTCGTCCGACGATCTCGCCCTCATCCACAGCACCTACCTCACGGGTCCCGCTGATCGAGAGAGCCCGTATGCGACACCCCTCAGCGCTGACCTGGAAGCGTCATTGCCGCCGACGTTCGTTTTGGGCGCGGAGCTCGACCCACTCAGAGACGACACGGAGGCTCTCGGGCGCCGGCTCGCGGCCGCCGGACACGACGTCCACTGGGCAATCACGCCGGGTGTGCTGCACTCGTTTCTTCACTTCGGCCGCATGCTCGATGCCGCAACGGCCGCCATGCGCGACGGGGCCGCGTTCGCGAAGACCCGTCTCGCGCACAGGTGTCCAGCTGCACGCAGCACTTCACCCAGCGCTTCACCCGATCGCTGA
- a CDS encoding MarR family winged helix-turn-helix transcriptional regulator produces the protein MTDFAPRMDARESRAWLGLIGVAQLLPHLLDAQLERDSRMTHFEFTVLSALYVAPDSMLRMSELAQTTAATLPRLSHVCTRMEKRELVERVPSETDRRATNVRLTAVGRREFIRAIPAHIDLVRSLVIDALTAEQLDSLGEIAEAIGERLAARRG, from the coding sequence ATGACTGATTTTGCGCCCCGCATGGACGCTCGGGAGTCTCGGGCCTGGCTCGGACTCATCGGGGTTGCCCAGTTGCTGCCACATCTGCTCGACGCGCAGCTCGAGCGGGATTCGAGGATGACCCACTTCGAATTCACCGTGTTGTCTGCTCTCTATGTCGCGCCCGACTCGATGCTGAGAATGTCTGAGCTCGCGCAGACGACCGCGGCGACCCTCCCGCGACTGTCTCATGTCTGCACGCGGATGGAGAAGCGGGAGCTCGTTGAGCGGGTACCGAGTGAGACTGACCGCCGGGCCACCAACGTTCGGCTGACCGCGGTTGGCCGCAGGGAGTTCATCCGCGCCATCCCCGCACACATCGACCTTGTTCGTAGTCTGGTGATCGACGCATTGACGGCGGAGCAGCTCGATTCTCTCGGCGAGATCGCCGAGGCTATTGGCGAGCGGCTGGCTGCGCGCCGCGGATAG
- a CDS encoding DUF3105 domain-containing protein yields the protein MPEPAVRKTTKQQRAEARAEKVRAHQQQEVARKRNRRIATVSGAVGGAAILALVITFVATATEPLQRPQDIEIEGLKEFSNLPATHIDPAPVDYQKNYGMAVPAGGDHSQIWLNCGVYNEPQPNENAVHALEHGAVWVTYDPDTATDDDIAALRNAIPDQYTILSPYPGQPAPFMASAWGAQIEMDSVSDARLAQFVDRYWKSANAPEPGASCSGALQGPGLVA from the coding sequence ATGCCAGAGCCAGCAGTTCGCAAGACAACCAAACAGCAGCGCGCAGAAGCGCGGGCCGAAAAGGTGCGAGCCCATCAGCAGCAGGAGGTGGCGCGAAAGCGCAACCGTCGCATCGCAACCGTCAGCGGGGCTGTCGGTGGCGCGGCGATCCTGGCGCTCGTCATCACCTTCGTGGCAACAGCAACCGAGCCACTGCAGCGCCCCCAAGACATTGAGATTGAGGGGCTCAAGGAATTCTCGAACCTCCCCGCAACTCACATTGACCCGGCTCCTGTCGACTACCAAAAGAACTACGGCATGGCTGTTCCGGCCGGTGGGGACCACTCACAAATCTGGCTGAACTGTGGGGTTTACAACGAGCCGCAACCGAACGAAAACGCGGTCCACGCGCTCGAGCACGGTGCGGTCTGGGTGACGTATGATCCTGACACGGCAACCGACGACGACATCGCGGCGCTCCGAAACGCCATCCCCGATCAGTACACGATCCTCTCGCCCTACCCGGGCCAGCCGGCGCCGTTCATGGCATCGGCGTGGGGGGCGCAGATCGAGATGGACTCAGTATCTGATGCCCGTCTCGCGCAGTTCGTCGACAGGTACTGGAAGTCGGCGAACGCGCCTGAACCTGGGGCGTCGTGCTCCGGAGCGCTGCAGGGCCCAGGCCTTGTCGCCTAA
- a CDS encoding DUF305 domain-containing protein, protein MSPNGRSTGLTAFIVTMLALVLVAASLIVGRATAGADPLPTTRSAEAGFARDMQTHHDQAVEMSMIVRDLTDSPEIRLLAYDIATSQSQQAGQMFGWLATWGLPQSSPEPAMTWMHRPVPSGESHVHGAPDTETEVPDAMPGMATRAELDELKSLRGVAAERMFLQLMIAHHKGGVDMADALLDRSDYPVVTDLAGSMAKAQQSEIQLMEDLLAARQ, encoded by the coding sequence TTGTCGCCTAACGGGCGCAGCACGGGGCTCACGGCGTTCATCGTCACAATGCTCGCGCTCGTGCTCGTCGCCGCGTCATTGATCGTTGGGCGCGCGACCGCTGGCGCCGATCCGCTGCCCACGACCCGCAGCGCCGAGGCTGGGTTCGCTCGCGACATGCAGACCCATCATGACCAGGCTGTCGAGATGTCGATGATCGTTCGAGACCTCACCGACTCGCCTGAGATTCGGCTCCTCGCCTACGACATCGCGACCTCCCAGTCGCAGCAGGCGGGACAGATGTTTGGGTGGCTCGCGACCTGGGGTCTCCCGCAATCGTCGCCAGAGCCGGCAATGACCTGGATGCACCGCCCGGTCCCGTCAGGGGAGAGTCACGTACATGGCGCGCCGGACACGGAGACGGAGGTGCCCGACGCGATGCCGGGGATGGCGACGCGGGCTGAGCTTGATGAACTCAAGTCGCTTCGCGGTGTTGCGGCCGAGCGGATGTTCTTGCAGCTCATGATCGCCCACCACAAGGGCGGAGTCGACATGGCAGACGCCCTCCTCGACCGGAGCGACTACCCCGTCGTGACGGACCTCGCCGGCAGCATGGCCAAGGCTCAGCAGAGCGAGATTCAGCTCATGGAAGACCTGCTGGCCGCGCGTCAGTAA
- a CDS encoding VOC family protein — translation MTQTSQPAKRSPKLLRIVIAAVALVAVAGGVLWAVLAGRDAAQGAPGAVDAAGAPVERADGLPAETELGITELKVTNLDNVQAYYQNAVGLAVIDQQPDSVTLGLDGVSLMRLEQSAEPLPQVGDAGLYHTAILFADEASLAKAVLQTAQLAPGSYQGSADHLVSQAFYFGDPEGNGVELYVDRPRDEWKWKDGEVEMGSEPLDPNAFIEEHLDENAADTAVIGHIHLKVGDLEDARRFYADTLGFDVVSQSEGALFYSAGGYHHHIATNTWQSAGAGPRSTEVGLGALTIALPTVADVEKVAARVEAAGFEHEAIEHGIVVDDPWGNTIRLVVGALATQAASEVAH, via the coding sequence ATGACCCAAACGAGCCAGCCCGCGAAGCGCTCGCCGAAGCTCCTCCGCATCGTGATCGCCGCCGTAGCGCTCGTCGCAGTTGCTGGAGGTGTGCTCTGGGCAGTCCTCGCCGGTCGCGACGCCGCGCAAGGCGCCCCTGGTGCCGTCGACGCGGCGGGAGCGCCTGTGGAGCGTGCAGACGGGCTGCCGGCGGAGACGGAGCTCGGGATCACGGAGCTAAAAGTCACAAACCTCGACAACGTGCAGGCCTACTATCAAAATGCCGTTGGGCTCGCTGTCATCGACCAGCAGCCGGACTCGGTCACGCTCGGGCTCGACGGCGTGTCGTTGATGCGGCTAGAGCAGTCCGCGGAGCCGCTGCCGCAGGTCGGCGACGCGGGGCTGTACCACACGGCAATCCTCTTCGCCGACGAAGCATCGCTCGCGAAGGCAGTGCTGCAGACCGCGCAGCTCGCGCCGGGCAGCTATCAGGGCTCCGCCGATCACCTCGTGAGCCAGGCGTTTTACTTTGGTGATCCCGAGGGGAACGGCGTCGAGCTCTACGTAGACCGTCCGCGTGACGAGTGGAAGTGGAAAGATGGTGAGGTCGAAATGGGTAGCGAACCGCTCGACCCGAACGCATTCATCGAGGAACACCTTGATGAGAACGCGGCAGACACCGCCGTGATCGGTCACATTCACCTGAAGGTCGGAGACCTCGAAGACGCACGCCGCTTTTATGCCGACACGCTCGGGTTTGACGTGGTGTCGCAGTCCGAGGGCGCCCTGTTCTATTCGGCTGGCGGCTACCACCACCACATCGCGACGAACACCTGGCAGAGCGCAGGTGCGGGCCCGCGCAGTACGGAGGTGGGTCTCGGCGCGTTGACGATAGCGCTGCCGACCGTGGCTGATGTTGAAAAGGTGGCCGCCCGCGTCGAAGCCGCGGGCTTCGAACACGAAGCGATCGAGCACGGCATCGTCGTCGACGACCCCTGGGGGAACACAATCAGGCTGGTTGTCGGTGCCTTAGCTACTCAGGCCGCGTCCGAGGTAGCTCACTGA
- a CDS encoding alpha/beta hydrolase — MPSPQPLSERLMRGAIRTLGSMPHWVQRIIAGKPVEVDGQQLATEVQMALRILNRLPGNDFTQLPLAEARAQIDAEARIFGGTHDVAEVTDFVIPTRAGTVGARRYANTPDARGRGTVLYFHGGGWVVGSLESADSACRFIAAESGLEVIAVDYRLAPEHPFPAGLEDAIDAYRWARAERPGARIAVAGDSAGGNLSATVSIATRDDATGPPDFQLLFFPVTDLSTKHRSYELFGEGYFLTEAHMDWYRDHYLPTADAALDPLVSPLLAEDAALTGLPPAHVAVSGFDVLRDEGLAYAERLRVAGVPVTLQLVEGHIHAFVNATGVGKLSSRALAESVSYLGRGLSS, encoded by the coding sequence ATGCCGTCACCCCAGCCACTTTCAGAGCGCCTCATGCGCGGCGCGATTCGCACGCTCGGCAGCATGCCGCACTGGGTCCAGCGCATCATCGCGGGAAAGCCAGTCGAGGTCGACGGCCAGCAGCTCGCCACCGAGGTGCAGATGGCGCTGCGGATCCTGAACAGACTGCCCGGGAACGATTTCACACAGCTCCCCCTCGCCGAGGCGCGCGCGCAGATCGACGCCGAAGCGCGCATCTTCGGCGGCACCCACGACGTTGCAGAGGTCACCGACTTCGTCATCCCGACGCGGGCTGGAACTGTCGGCGCCCGCCGATACGCGAACACTCCTGATGCCCGGGGGCGCGGCACGGTGCTCTACTTCCACGGCGGCGGCTGGGTGGTGGGCAGCCTCGAATCCGCTGACTCGGCGTGCCGGTTCATCGCGGCCGAAAGCGGGCTCGAGGTCATCGCCGTCGACTACCGGCTCGCCCCCGAGCACCCGTTTCCCGCGGGACTCGAAGACGCGATCGACGCGTACCGCTGGGCGCGGGCCGAGCGGCCCGGTGCGCGCATCGCGGTCGCAGGCGACAGCGCTGGCGGCAACCTCAGCGCGACGGTCAGCATCGCCACTCGCGACGACGCGACCGGGCCGCCCGACTTCCAGCTGCTGTTCTTTCCTGTCACCGACCTGTCGACGAAGCACCGGTCGTACGAGCTGTTCGGTGAGGGGTACTTCCTCACCGAGGCGCACATGGACTGGTACCGAGACCACTACCTGCCGACCGCGGATGCCGCCCTTGATCCGCTCGTGTCGCCGCTCCTCGCGGAGGACGCCGCACTCACCGGGCTCCCGCCCGCGCACGTCGCCGTATCGGGGTTCGACGTGCTGCGCGACGAGGGCCTCGCCTATGCCGAGCGGCTGCGCGTTGCCGGGGTGCCGGTTACGCTGCAGCTCGTCGAGGGCCACATCCACGCGTTCGTGAACGCGACAGGCGTCGGTAAGCTCAGCTCGCGGGCGCTCGCCGAGTCAGTGAGCTACCTCGGACGCGGCCTGAGTAGCTAA
- a CDS encoding 3-hydroxyacyl-CoA dehydrogenase family protein: MQFTVPANAQERPIVVVGGGTLGRRIAAVFASGGSDVRIAELQEPQRQAALDYVTEALPELTARLEKQGISATPGTVTTVATVEESLPGAWLVVEAVPERLDIKRPLFGTLDKLADADAVLATNSSSYKSREVIDEVSNPERVFNMHFAMPPQSMAVELMSDGQTSEGLLPAVAEELKRFGLAPFIALAESTGFIFNRIWAAIKRESLAVVADGVSTPEDVDAIMQANMGIHAGPFALMDQVGLDVVLDIEEHYAAENPNLPEGPRTLLRSYVDAGKLGRKTGEGFYTYDK; encoded by the coding sequence ATGCAATTCACCGTTCCAGCCAATGCCCAGGAGCGACCGATCGTCGTTGTGGGTGGCGGCACCCTTGGCAGGCGTATCGCGGCCGTGTTCGCGTCGGGCGGCTCAGACGTCCGCATCGCGGAGCTGCAGGAACCGCAGCGGCAGGCCGCGCTCGACTACGTCACCGAGGCGCTTCCCGAGCTCACCGCGCGGCTCGAGAAGCAGGGCATCAGCGCGACTCCCGGCACTGTCACCACGGTTGCGACCGTCGAGGAATCGCTTCCCGGCGCGTGGCTCGTCGTTGAGGCGGTCCCCGAGCGGCTCGACATCAAGCGCCCGCTCTTCGGCACCCTCGACAAGCTCGCCGACGCTGACGCGGTGCTCGCAACGAACTCCTCGTCGTACAAGTCGCGCGAGGTCATCGACGAGGTCTCGAACCCCGAGCGGGTCTTCAATATGCACTTCGCGATGCCACCGCAGAGCATGGCGGTCGAGCTCATGAGCGACGGCCAGACGAGCGAGGGGCTGCTGCCCGCGGTCGCCGAGGAGCTCAAGCGGTTCGGCCTCGCTCCGTTCATCGCGCTCGCCGAGAGCACGGGCTTCATCTTCAACCGCATCTGGGCCGCGATCAAGCGCGAGTCCCTCGCAGTGGTCGCCGACGGTGTGAGCACCCCGGAGGACGTCGACGCGATTATGCAGGCCAACATGGGCATCCACGCCGGGCCGTTCGCGCTCATGGATCAGGTGGGCCTGGACGTGGTACTCGATATCGAGGAGCACTACGCAGCAGAGAACCCGAACCTGCCCGAAGGCCCACGCACCCTGCTCCGCAGCTATGTCGACGCGGGCAAACTCGGACGCAAGACCGGCGAGGGCTTCTACACCTACGACAAGTAG
- a CDS encoding TetR/AcrR family transcriptional regulator has product MAVRAENLPGDIKTSAAQPPAQSPPQPATQPAAQSAATAEAPARRRARVHTRAALLDAAEAIFAERGAPTATIDEICSRAGFTRGAFYSNFRTVTDVFFALYERKTADLLSGTSRFEVHLAPGSHSADALERFVSELLAVIPADTQWYALRALFGLRATTDPELAEVLRQHGEEFQRGITPLLERIAGALNATLAPTADEAARVIIAAHVGSVLQGPFVDDPERLRHAAVLAALRGVLRTA; this is encoded by the coding sequence GTGGCAGTTCGCGCTGAGAACCTCCCAGGCGACATCAAGACTTCGGCCGCTCAGCCGCCAGCTCAGTCGCCACCTCAGCCCGCGACTCAGCCTGCGGCTCAGTCGGCAGCCACAGCTGAGGCCCCGGCGAGACGTCGAGCGCGAGTACACACCCGCGCTGCGCTCCTCGATGCGGCCGAGGCGATCTTCGCTGAGCGAGGCGCGCCAACGGCAACGATCGACGAAATCTGCTCACGTGCGGGCTTCACCAGGGGAGCCTTCTACTCAAACTTTCGCACCGTGACAGACGTGTTCTTCGCGCTCTACGAACGAAAGACGGCAGATCTGCTCAGCGGTACGAGCCGGTTCGAGGTGCACCTCGCACCCGGCTCGCACTCGGCGGACGCGCTCGAACGCTTCGTCTCCGAGCTGCTCGCGGTCATCCCCGCCGACACGCAGTGGTACGCCCTCCGCGCGCTGTTCGGGCTGCGCGCTACCACGGATCCTGAGCTCGCTGAGGTGCTGCGCCAGCACGGCGAGGAGTTCCAGCGAGGGATCACCCCTCTGCTCGAACGTATCGCCGGGGCGCTCAACGCAACCCTCGCGCCCACCGCTGACGAGGCCGCCCGGGTGATCATCGCGGCCCACGTGGGCTCAGTGCTACAAGGCCCGTTCGTTGATGACCCTGAAAGGTTGCGGCACGCGGCCGTGCTCGCAGCGCTGCGCGGCGTGCTCCGCACTGCCTAG
- a CDS encoding ADP-dependent NAD(P)H-hydrate dehydratase encodes MNHSLQWIASDAAAHLMAPTPRDHKYSRGVLGVRTGSRSYPGAAALGVEAAWRAGVGLVQFTPQLGDAGPRFGMQSPAELVLATRPETVVTRDATRVTAWLIGSGTLPAERDATETAALTSLFGEQRPLVVDAGALELCLGRRDTALRAAPVAITPHAGEFARLWRGLGEPQPTDDAEAAAVLAARLNVTVLLKGSVTTVAPPAGRVITVGPATPWLATAGTGDVLAGILGALAARHADIIGDPDHPWAFAELCATASLLHDTAARLAAGAAGPSGAAGPSGAVGPSGAAGPSGAAGRPIVALDVAHQLPAAVELLARAGAAASAETGAGTDTGTGARTDAATGAATSAETDARR; translated from the coding sequence GTGAATCACTCCCTCCAGTGGATCGCCTCGGATGCAGCGGCACACCTCATGGCACCGACGCCGCGCGACCACAAGTACTCTCGTGGCGTGCTCGGCGTGCGCACGGGCTCCCGCTCCTACCCCGGCGCGGCAGCTCTCGGGGTCGAGGCCGCCTGGCGCGCGGGCGTCGGGCTCGTGCAGTTCACCCCGCAGCTCGGCGACGCGGGCCCCCGCTTCGGCATGCAGTCGCCCGCCGAACTGGTGCTCGCGACACGACCGGAAACCGTTGTCACGCGCGACGCCACGCGGGTGACTGCCTGGCTCATCGGCAGCGGCACCCTCCCAGCCGAGCGCGACGCGACCGAGACCGCAGCACTCACCAGCCTGTTCGGCGAGCAGCGCCCCCTCGTCGTCGACGCCGGCGCGCTAGAACTCTGCCTCGGGCGCCGCGACACCGCACTTCGCGCCGCACCGGTCGCGATCACCCCGCACGCTGGCGAGTTCGCCCGACTCTGGCGCGGGCTGGGCGAACCGCAGCCCACCGACGACGCGGAGGCCGCCGCAGTCCTTGCGGCAAGACTCAACGTCACGGTGCTCTTGAAAGGCTCGGTGACGACAGTCGCTCCACCGGCCGGTCGCGTCATCACCGTCGGCCCGGCGACCCCGTGGCTCGCGACGGCCGGGACGGGCGACGTGCTCGCCGGGATCCTTGGGGCGCTGGCCGCGCGGCACGCAGATATCATCGGCGACCCAGATCACCCCTGGGCATTTGCCGAGCTGTGCGCGACGGCCTCCTTGCTCCATGACACCGCCGCCCGGCTCGCGGCGGGAGCCGCTGGGCCCTCGGGAGCCGCTGGGCCCTCGGGAGCCGTTGGACCCTCGGGAGCCGCTGGGCCCTCGGGAGCCGCGGGCCGACCCATCGTTGCCCTCGATGTCGCGCACCAGCTCCCCGCGGCTGTCGAGCTCCTCGCACGCGCTGGCGCTGCGGCGAGCGCGGAGACCGGCGCAGGGACGGACACAGGGACCGGCGCAAGGACGGACGCAGCGACCGGCGCAGCGACCAGCGCAGAGACCGACGCACGCCGCTAG
- a CDS encoding alpha/beta fold hydrolase, with the protein MKKPLKITLTTLGVIVGLVGATLATTSIVNAVKTPREVAALEPYGELVEVDGKQMNVAEFGSGEQTIVLTPGAGTASPVADFAPVINGLKDEYRILAVEPFGYGLSDQADTPRTTENIVAEIHQAVSSFGVDEYILMGHSITGIYGLAYANTYPDEVTAFVGIDTSVPEQPGMDRVPGILKGAPAIRGLGLLRVITELGGNPLEGNPAYTAEDIERMDVLAMRNSMAPTYLDEVNHLAENFAAAKGQTFPKDLPLLLMYQAHNPDFPTWTDMHEAQAATVDYAVTLEIDADHYLHHTKGEEVVAATKEFLAGLPVE; encoded by the coding sequence GTGAAGAAACCACTCAAAATTACCCTCACCACCCTTGGTGTCATCGTCGGGCTCGTCGGGGCGACACTCGCCACGACCTCTATTGTGAACGCGGTGAAGACCCCGCGCGAGGTTGCGGCGCTCGAACCATATGGTGAGCTCGTGGAAGTCGACGGCAAACAGATGAACGTCGCCGAATTCGGCAGCGGCGAGCAGACGATCGTGCTCACGCCGGGCGCCGGAACCGCTTCGCCGGTCGCCGACTTCGCGCCCGTGATTAACGGCCTGAAAGACGAGTACCGGATCCTCGCGGTCGAGCCGTTCGGCTATGGCCTGAGCGACCAGGCGGATACCCCGCGGACGACGGAGAACATCGTCGCCGAGATCCACCAGGCCGTCTCGAGTTTCGGTGTCGACGAGTACATTCTCATGGGGCACTCGATTACAGGTATCTACGGTCTCGCATACGCGAACACGTATCCCGACGAGGTCACCGCCTTCGTCGGTATCGACACCTCCGTGCCCGAGCAGCCAGGCATGGACAGGGTGCCAGGGATCCTCAAGGGCGCCCCTGCGATCCGTGGGCTCGGGCTGCTGCGCGTGATCACCGAGCTTGGCGGCAACCCACTTGAGGGCAACCCGGCGTACACCGCCGAGGACATCGAGCGCATGGACGTGCTCGCGATGCGCAACTCCATGGCCCCCACTTACCTTGACGAGGTCAACCACCTTGCCGAGAACTTCGCTGCCGCGAAGGGGCAAACGTTCCCGAAGGACCTGCCGCTGCTGCTCATGTATCAGGCGCACAACCCAGACTTCCCCACCTGGACCGACATGCATGAGGCGCAGGCGGCGACCGTCGATTACGCGGTCACCCTCGAGATCGACGCCGACCACTACCTGCACCACACGAAGGGGGAGGAAGTCGTCGCAGCGACCAAGGAGTTCCTCGCGGGGCTGCCAGTCGAGTAG